A portion of the Rhodothermales bacterium genome contains these proteins:
- a CDS encoding HDOD domain-containing protein, translated as MQAITGAIPSPPLLAFKVLKLARQVPIDFGAISRVIATDASLSSALIKHSNSSRHGVRRPITDLSRALVMLGRDVVINIVMVDAMRSLKAATRVAWPGGDDRFWKHSVAVAIAARFVATCTGMPYAEEAFTCGLLHDFGKLVMLYHSSEAYGQLLAEAAHSDSPLHQLEQLHAGHTHAMIGGIVGRQWRLPDSLVHAIEFHHDKPDVVFGTLGNLVRSANLLVKVAAIGHSGTTHVLVESFRLMPHARLSEKELGEMIVGLPAKVDELASYILGTPSANSETAAPVGDAAARPRVAVKLSNEDEAMLVRYLLLSLGYTPCSADAVSETTLPDAAPCAGVVTDNKLTGSPLARQIDYQAWKADNSQPGTNTIDCEALRTWLKEQLAEVVPAAA; from the coding sequence ATGCAAGCGATTACCGGTGCCATCCCCTCGCCTCCTCTTCTGGCGTTCAAAGTGCTCAAGCTCGCGCGTCAGGTGCCCATTGATTTTGGCGCCATCTCGCGTGTGATCGCGACAGATGCGTCGTTGAGCAGCGCGCTCATCAAACACTCCAATTCTTCGCGCCACGGGGTTCGCCGGCCGATCACCGACCTTTCCCGCGCTCTGGTGATGCTGGGGCGAGATGTAGTGATCAATATCGTCATGGTTGATGCGATGCGCAGCCTGAAGGCGGCCACCCGCGTGGCCTGGCCCGGAGGCGACGACCGATTCTGGAAACACTCCGTCGCCGTCGCCATCGCTGCCCGCTTTGTGGCCACCTGCACCGGCATGCCGTACGCGGAGGAGGCCTTCACCTGTGGGCTGTTACACGACTTTGGAAAGCTCGTCATGCTCTACCATAGCAGCGAAGCATACGGCCAGCTGCTCGCCGAAGCGGCGCATTCTGATAGTCCACTGCATCAACTCGAACAGCTCCACGCCGGCCACACGCATGCCATGATTGGGGGAATCGTCGGACGTCAGTGGCGGCTGCCGGACTCGCTCGTACACGCGATCGAGTTTCACCACGACAAGCCCGATGTCGTCTTCGGAACCCTGGGCAACCTTGTTCGCAGCGCCAACCTGCTCGTGAAGGTTGCAGCCATCGGGCATAGCGGGACGACACATGTGCTCGTCGAGTCATTCCGGCTGATGCCGCATGCGCGTCTGTCCGAAAAAGAACTCGGAGAGATGATCGTGGGTCTGCCGGCCAAGGTGGACGAGCTGGCGTCCTACATCCTCGGGACGCCGAGTGCTAACTCTGAAACCGCCGCGCCAGTTGGCGACGCCGCCGCGAGACCTCGCGTCGCGGTCAAGTTATCCAACGAAGACGAAGCGATGCTCGTGCGGTATCTGCTGCTCAGCCTCGGCTACACGCCCTGCTCGGCCGATGCCGTCTCCGAAACGACCCTGCCGGATGCGGCGCCCTGCGCGGGAGTCGTAACCGACAACAAGCTGACAGGCAGCCCCCTCGCACGGCAGATTGACTACCAGGCATGGAAGGCCGACAACAGCCAGCCCGGAACCAATACGATCGATTGCGA